The following are encoded in a window of Deltaproteobacteria bacterium genomic DNA:
- a CDS encoding CBS domain-containing protein, with product MKIKHWMTKDPITVTPDTLAVEAQKIMKDNKFRRLPVVEKGKLVGIVTFRNLIEAAPSPATTLSIHELNYLIMRMKVKDLMKKDVVTLSPEDTVIDAIALGTKKDIGGFPVVDDKGRVVGIVTESQIGRALMNLFGSNIEKEIISLENVDLQPGTIGSLTALIEKLGVMILSIFSLPKRTTDLVRVFIRIRSEKKDEVVAVLKKAGYEIAE from the coding sequence ATGAAAATTAAACACTGGATGACCAAAGACCCGATTACCGTAACTCCGGATACTTTAGCGGTCGAAGCCCAAAAAATTATGAAAGATAATAAGTTTCGACGCCTACCGGTTGTTGAAAAAGGAAAGTTGGTGGGCATCGTTACCTTCCGCAACCTCATTGAAGCTGCTCCTTCTCCAGCCACCACCCTGAGTATTCATGAATTGAATTACCTGATCATGCGGATGAAGGTAAAAGACCTGATGAAAAAGGATGTCGTCACCCTTTCTCCGGAAGACACGGTAATCGACGCCATCGCCCTGGGAACGAAAAAAGATATAGGCGGGTTCCCGGTAGTGGATGATAAAGGCAGGGTCGTTGGGATCGTCACCGAGAGCCAGATCGGCAGGGCTTTGATGAATCTATTCGGTTCTAATATCGAAAAGGAAATCATATCCCTGGAGAATGTGGACCTTCAGCCCGGGACTATTGGCAGTTTGACGGCCCTTATTGAAAAATTAGGGGTAATGATCCTGAGTATTTTTTCTTTGCCTAAGAGGACAACCGATCTGGTTCGGGTTTTTATCCGAATCCGGTCCGAAAAAAAGGACGAGGTGGTAGCCGTTCTTAAAAAAGCCGGATATGAGATTGCCGAATAA